A DNA window from Paenibacillus andongensis contains the following coding sequences:
- a CDS encoding GNAT family N-acetyltransferase: MVTFRKMVAEESVKIKEIDRSETINLIYVQQGPDIVEVVTDLECVRWDENQIRQLEERYHFELINGGTAVGSFDNELLVGFGVLAHNFRGANRDQLQVDLMYVSQNYRRQGIATRIIQELSWIAKRKGAKYLYISSTETESAVNFYRSCGSAAAEEIDPELFEKEPKDIHMIITL; encoded by the coding sequence ATGGTTACTTTTCGAAAAATGGTCGCAGAAGAGTCTGTTAAGATAAAGGAGATTGATAGATCTGAAACAATTAATTTGATTTATGTCCAACAAGGACCAGACATAGTCGAAGTTGTGACGGATCTTGAATGTGTCAGGTGGGATGAAAATCAAATTAGGCAATTAGAGGAACGTTACCATTTTGAATTGATAAATGGCGGAACTGCTGTTGGTTCATTTGATAATGAATTACTTGTTGGGTTTGGAGTCCTTGCCCATAATTTTAGAGGCGCTAACCGTGACCAATTACAAGTAGACCTTATGTATGTATCACAGAATTACCGAAGACAAGGGATAGCAACGAGAATTATTCAAGAATTATCATGGATTGCTAAACGCAAAGGAGCTAAGTATTTATATATTTCATCAACAGAAACAGAATCTGCTGTGAATTTCTACCGTTCATGTGGTAGTGCAGCAGCAGAAGAAATTGATCCAGAACTATTTGAAAAAGAGCCGAAGGACATACATATGATTATAACTTTATAA
- a CDS encoding DUF3024 domain-containing protein — MLDEFTKKRLENILQAYIEKKIPKHLNNQVRLIYKFRGNNVTLIEEREPYIGTEWTQFDIAQFRMESNVWKVYWRDSRDKWHWVEHIEPDSNFEKQLQFVDQDNTGVFWG; from the coding sequence ATGCTGGACGAGTTCACAAAGAAACGATTAGAAAACATTTTACAGGCATATATTGAGAAGAAGATACCCAAACATTTAAACAATCAGGTTCGGTTGATATATAAGTTTAGAGGGAACAATGTGACACTCATAGAGGAAAGAGAACCATATATCGGTACGGAATGGACGCAATTTGACATTGCGCAGTTCAGAATGGAATCAAATGTATGGAAGGTCTATTGGAGAGACAGTAGGGATAAATGGCACTGGGTTGAGCATATCGAACCAGATAGTAATTTTGAAAAACAATTGCAATTCGTTGATCAGGACAATACAGGAGTGTTTTGGGGATAA
- a CDS encoding serine hydrolase domain-containing protein yields the protein MKNKNKPLVGSGNKTAALSLSASGTQNKQVHILNKSIPQMTIHSDSISEKRANDWPTEGWKTSTPEAQGMNSAGLAKMIEVFRDQQVHSVAVIRNGHLVVEAYNTSTQADLPQDVKSVTKSVTSALIGIAMSERKLISLDQRLATFFPELESDPLKSKIMLKHLLNMTSGLAWNNENEQSSTEMMYSSDWVQYVLERPAKNQPGAVFNYSNGDAHLLSAVLQKVTGESMLDYAKSRLFEPLGITEVNWNHDPGGCTIGAWAMALTLRDMAKIGYLYLKEGQWEDKTIMPKSWIRESVTKRVFLNYSNGTQGGYGYYWWSKPLAQGLVRGSKKQHEFFYASGSGGRRIFVVPDLQLVVAATAHSADVDMPELLLNHVVGAIRSDKPIPENSEAFAGLGQAIEAFKMG from the coding sequence ATGAAAAACAAAAATAAACCACTTGTCGGAAGTGGAAATAAAACAGCAGCCCTTTCTTTGTCTGCGTCTGGAACCCAAAATAAACAAGTTCATATTTTGAACAAATCAATTCCACAAATGACCATCCATTCTGATAGTATTTCTGAAAAAAGGGCTAATGATTGGCCTACCGAAGGTTGGAAAACGTCGACGCCAGAGGCGCAAGGGATGAACTCGGCTGGACTAGCCAAGATGATTGAAGTATTTCGCGACCAGCAGGTACATAGTGTGGCGGTTATTCGTAACGGACATTTAGTTGTAGAAGCTTATAATACGAGTACCCAAGCTGACTTGCCGCAAGATGTGAAGTCCGTGACCAAAAGCGTGACGTCCGCATTGATCGGTATTGCCATGTCTGAGCGGAAGCTAATAAGTCTGGATCAGAGGCTTGCTACTTTTTTTCCTGAGCTAGAAAGTGATCCTCTAAAGTCAAAAATTATGTTAAAGCATTTGCTTAACATGACCTCAGGGCTAGCGTGGAACAACGAAAATGAACAATCCTCAACCGAAATGATGTACTCATCGGACTGGGTGCAGTATGTTCTGGAACGTCCGGCTAAGAACCAGCCTGGTGCAGTATTTAATTACAGCAATGGTGATGCACATCTTCTGTCTGCTGTACTGCAAAAGGTAACAGGTGAGTCTATGTTGGACTATGCCAAATCCCGCTTATTCGAACCGCTTGGTATAACAGAGGTAAACTGGAATCATGATCCTGGGGGCTGCACGATTGGGGCTTGGGCTATGGCTTTAACGTTAAGAGACATGGCCAAAATTGGCTACCTGTATCTAAAGGAAGGCCAGTGGGAAGATAAAACCATTATGCCAAAGTCATGGATCCGGGAGTCGGTGACTAAGCGCGTATTCCTCAATTATAGCAATGGTACACAAGGTGGTTACGGCTATTACTGGTGGTCCAAGCCATTGGCTCAGGGGCTAGTCCGAGGAAGCAAAAAGCAGCATGAGTTCTTCTATGCATCTGGTTCAGGCGGAAGACGCATATTTGTTGTCCCTGACCTGCAATTAGTCGTTGCAGCTACAGCGCATTCGGCCGATGTGGACATGCCGGAACTACTGCTGAACCATGTGGTTGGGGCTATTCGATCGGATAAGCCGATTCCAGAGAATTCGGAGGCATTTGCTGGATTGGGTCAGGCTATTGAGGCTTTTAAGATGGGTTAG